A part of Gammaproteobacteria bacterium genomic DNA contains:
- a CDS encoding APC family permease, with protein MFSSFRRFLLGDPLNPLNPNARKNISLIALFAWIGLGADALSSSCYGPEESFLALGVHAPLALYVMGIMVVTIFIISFGYNQVIELFPSGGGGYKVASRLLHPYVGLVSGAALLVDYVLTIAVSIASGTDAIFSFLPVTMVPYKLYVEAGAIFLLLVMNLRGLKEVIRILLPIFIGFVVVHFILIVYGIAAHSKGLPTVVPATIQETSQFAQAVGWISVLGLILHSYSLGAGTYTGLEAVSNNVQRLAEPRVKTGKRTMLYMAISLSFTAGGLILLYLLWDAHPVPGMTLNAVVFHSILGDSSFGHAALIITLALEAGLLFLAANSGFAAGPSVLANLAVDGWVPNRFRHLSNRLVIQNGLILYGFAAAGVLYITSGKVSVLVVLYSINVFITFSLALLGISVYWIKHRVTPAWKWHFLFSIFACLVTTSILCVTLFYKFAAGGWLTILLTSSLVVICIGVKSHYQYVANKLEAHSKILIQPLVEKHSPPFAIDPTQPTAIIFVNHIGVGIHTLLSIFRLFPNQFKNFIFLSAGAVDVESFSADSEIETMQTHVNQLLDYFVRFCQQNGYPAEGYALFGTDAVEELKKLIDTVDLKYPNAIYFTSQLVFRKENMVTRLLHNQTPLILQHYLHFRGRELMILPMRI; from the coding sequence ATGTTTTCTAGTTTTCGACGTTTTTTATTGGGAGATCCCCTTAATCCCTTAAATCCTAATGCAAGAAAGAATATTTCCTTAATCGCCCTGTTTGCTTGGATTGGGTTAGGAGCTGATGCTCTATCTTCATCATGTTACGGCCCTGAGGAATCCTTCTTGGCTTTGGGGGTGCATGCACCGCTTGCGTTATATGTCATGGGCATCATGGTGGTGACCATTTTTATTATTTCTTTTGGCTACAACCAAGTGATTGAACTTTTCCCCAGTGGTGGGGGTGGATATAAAGTTGCAAGTCGCTTACTGCATCCTTACGTGGGTTTAGTTTCAGGCGCAGCTCTTTTGGTTGATTATGTTTTGACAATTGCAGTTTCAATCGCGAGTGGCACGGATGCAATTTTTAGCTTTCTTCCTGTCACTATGGTTCCTTATAAATTATATGTGGAAGCAGGTGCTATTTTTCTCTTGTTGGTGATGAATTTAAGAGGTCTTAAGGAAGTTATTCGGATTCTGCTGCCCATATTTATCGGGTTTGTTGTGGTCCATTTTATCTTAATTGTTTATGGTATCGCAGCCCATTCCAAAGGACTTCCTACGGTGGTTCCTGCAACGATTCAAGAAACCTCTCAATTTGCCCAAGCTGTAGGTTGGATTTCGGTGCTTGGGCTCATTCTTCACTCTTACAGTTTAGGCGCAGGTACTTATACGGGTCTTGAAGCAGTTTCCAATAATGTCCAACGTTTGGCTGAGCCCCGTGTGAAAACCGGTAAACGCACTATGCTCTACATGGCCATTTCATTAAGTTTTACAGCAGGTGGTTTAATTCTCTTATATTTATTGTGGGATGCACATCCCGTACCAGGCATGACTTTAAATGCGGTCGTGTTTCATTCTATTTTGGGGGATAGTTCTTTTGGACATGCTGCTTTAATCATTACTTTAGCACTAGAAGCGGGACTACTTTTTCTAGCCGCAAATTCCGGTTTTGCTGCGGGGCCGAGTGTCCTTGCTAATTTAGCCGTGGATGGATGGGTACCCAATCGTTTTAGGCATTTATCCAATCGCTTAGTTATACAAAATGGATTAATTCTTTACGGGTTTGCTGCCGCGGGCGTTTTATATATTACTTCTGGTAAGGTTTCCGTTTTAGTGGTTCTCTATAGTATTAATGTTTTTATCACCTTCTCTTTAGCGTTGTTGGGTATCTCCGTTTATTGGATTAAGCATCGTGTAACGCCTGCATGGAAATGGCATTTTTTATTTTCAATCTTTGCTTGTTTAGTAACGACAAGTATCTTATGCGTCACCCTTTTTTATAAATTTGCAGCAGGCGGATGGTTAACGATCCTTCTAACTTCTTCCCTTGTGGTGATCTGTATCGGTGTTAAAAGTCATTATCAATATGTAGCCAATAAGTTAGAAGCTCATAGCAAAATTTTAATCCAGCCTCTAGTCGAAAAACATAGTCCGCCGTTTGCAATCGATCCAACGCAACCAACCGCTATCATTTTTGTCAATCATATAGGGGTTGGTATACACACCTTGCTCTCCATCTTTCGATTGTTTCCCAATCAATTTAAAAATTTTATATTTTTAAGTGCAGGCGCGGTTGATGTAGAAAGCTTTAGTGCAGATAGTGAAATTGAAACCATGCAAACACACGTCAACCAATTGCTGGACTACTTTGTGCGTTTCTGTCAGCAGAATGGTTATCCTGCAGAAGGGTATGCGTTATTTGGGACTGATGCAGTAGAAGAGTTAAAGAAGCTCATTGATACAGTTGATTTGAAGTATCCCAATGCTATTTACTTCACAAGCCAGCTCGTTTTTCGAAAGGAAAATATGGTTACCCGACTCTTGCATAACCAAACCCCATTAATTTTACAGCATTATTTACATTTCAGAGGGCGAGAATTAATGATTTTACCAATGCGAATATAG